A stretch of the Papaver somniferum cultivar HN1 chromosome 6, ASM357369v1, whole genome shotgun sequence genome encodes the following:
- the LOC113285584 gene encoding F-box/LRR-repeat protein At4g14103-like isoform X4 codes for MLDAPDDKISNLPDSLIHNILAFLHITDCARASVLSRRWNYIWTAIPSLCLGKRDPRSLHYPSPDETEKFMDFLDETLHRSNSSNVDVDKFSLVWPLHLNETRLHSWITNLIRGKVKMLKLYLRQEPLSYIPLSLFTCESLTSLELGVWLHHFTFPKYISFPRLKHLRLWEFRFSDEFWNEELFSNFLVLEELSLPKCEFRLRNFCISIPTLKLLKISVWELRDGSLESDNVAKENVLSSFPALVEADVRCYDKKDIAGINQLLRAIAHVKCLTVSDLTLKYLIWSHSYLPRQVFSVSIYVFCATNLHLVKLILFKLC; via the exons ATGCTTGATGCACCAGATGATAAGATTAGTAATCTACCGGACTCACTAATTCATAATATCCTTGCTTTTCTACACATCACCGATTGTGCTCGTGCTAGCGTATTATCTCGAAGATGGAACTACATTTGGACTGCTATCCCCTCCCTTTGTTTAGGGAAACGGGATCCTAGAAGTTTGCATTATCCCTCTCCTGATGAAACCGAGAAATTCATGGATTTTTTGGATGAAACATTGCATCGTAGTAATTCGTCAAATGTAGATGTAGACAAGTTCAGTCTCGTTTGGCCTCTCCACTTGAATGAAACTCGGCTTCATTCATGgatcactaatttaataaggggTAAAGTTAAAATGCTCAAGCTATATTTAAGACAAGAACCACTCTCATATATTCCCCTATCTCTATTTACTTGTGAATCACTGACTTCATTGGAGCTAGGAGTATGGCTACATCATTTCACCTTTCCTAAGTATATCTCTTTTCCAAGACTCAAGCATCTTAGGCTTTGGGAATTTAGGTTCAGTGACGAGTTTTGGAATGAGGAACTCTTTTCAAATTTCCTTGTCCTTGAAGAATTGAGTCTGCCTAAGTGCGAGTTTCGTTTGAGGAATTTCTGTATTTCAATTCCTACATTGAAGCTATTGAAAATTTCAGTTTGGGAACTCAGAGATGGTTCACTAGAATCTGATAATGTTGCAAAAGAAAATGTGTTGTCTAGCTTTCCAGCACTGGTGGAAGCAGACGTTCGCTGTTACGATAAAAAAGATATTGCAGGAATAAATCAGTTACTTCGAGCCATAGCACATGTAAAATGTCTAACTGTCAGTGATCTAACCTTAAAG TACCTAATCTGGAGTCACTCGTATTTACCAAGGCAAGTGTTCAGTGTTAGCATTTATGTGTTTTGCGCAACAAATCTCCATTTGGTTAAACTAATCTTGTTTAAACTATGTTAA
- the LOC113285584 gene encoding F-box/LRR-repeat protein At4g14103-like isoform X1: MLDAPDDKISNLPDSLIHNILAFLHITDCARASVLSRRWNYIWTAIPSLCLGKRDPRSLHYPSPDETEKFMDFLDETLHRSNSSNVDVDKFSLVWPLHLNETRLHSWITNLIRGKVKMLKLYLRQEPLSYIPLSLFTCESLTSLELGVWLHHFTFPKYISFPRLKHLRLWEFRFSDEFWNEELFSNFLVLEELSLPKCEFRLRNFCISIPTLKLLKISVWELRDGSLESDNVAKENVLSSFPALVEADVRCYDKKDIAGINQLLRAIAHVKCLTVSDLTLKLNTAIEEDSDIDNEEDSDTNNEEKSDEEDRDEDDNDDDGGEGEDSDEEGREGEDSDDYKDDDSLVLDIVTNGCLFPRFKSVCFKEFFGDPKGAEVGETNFEDRQSFANDHYWLQRERRKRIYGGDTKFSKSLARLCD, encoded by the exons ATGCTTGATGCACCAGATGATAAGATTAGTAATCTACCGGACTCACTAATTCATAATATCCTTGCTTTTCTACACATCACCGATTGTGCTCGTGCTAGCGTATTATCTCGAAGATGGAACTACATTTGGACTGCTATCCCCTCCCTTTGTTTAGGGAAACGGGATCCTAGAAGTTTGCATTATCCCTCTCCTGATGAAACCGAGAAATTCATGGATTTTTTGGATGAAACATTGCATCGTAGTAATTCGTCAAATGTAGATGTAGACAAGTTCAGTCTCGTTTGGCCTCTCCACTTGAATGAAACTCGGCTTCATTCATGgatcactaatttaataaggggTAAAGTTAAAATGCTCAAGCTATATTTAAGACAAGAACCACTCTCATATATTCCCCTATCTCTATTTACTTGTGAATCACTGACTTCATTGGAGCTAGGAGTATGGCTACATCATTTCACCTTTCCTAAGTATATCTCTTTTCCAAGACTCAAGCATCTTAGGCTTTGGGAATTTAGGTTCAGTGACGAGTTTTGGAATGAGGAACTCTTTTCAAATTTCCTTGTCCTTGAAGAATTGAGTCTGCCTAAGTGCGAGTTTCGTTTGAGGAATTTCTGTATTTCAATTCCTACATTGAAGCTATTGAAAATTTCAGTTTGGGAACTCAGAGATGGTTCACTAGAATCTGATAATGTTGCAAAAGAAAATGTGTTGTCTAGCTTTCCAGCACTGGTGGAAGCAGACGTTCGCTGTTACGATAAAAAAGATATTGCAGGAATAAATCAGTTACTTCGAGCCATAGCACATGTAAAATGTCTAACTGTCAGTGATCTAACCTTAAAG TTAAATACTGCTATAGAGGAAGACAGTGATATAGACAATGAGGAAGACAGTGATACAAACAATGAGGAAAAAAGTGACGAGGAAGATCGTGATGAGGACGACAATGATGATGACGGCGGGGAAGGGGAAGACAGTGATGAGGAAGGTAGGGAAGGGGAAGACAGTGATGATTACAAAGACGATGATAGTTTGGTGCTTGATATCGTGACTAATGGATGTTTGTTTCCACGCTTTAAATCAGTGTGCTTCAAGGAATTTTTTGGGGACCCTAAGGGAGCTGAGGTGGGTGAAACTAATTTTGAAGACCGTCAAAGCTTTGCAAACGATCACTATTGGTTACAAAGGGAAAGGCGAAAAAGAATTTACGGCGGAGATACCAAATTTTCCAAGAGCCTCGCCAGGTTGTGTGATTAA
- the LOC113285584 gene encoding F-box/LRR-repeat protein At4g14103-like isoform X3, with the protein MLDAPDDKISNLPDSLIHNILAFLHITDCARASVLSRRWNYIWTAIPSLCLGKRDPRSLHYPSPDETEKFMDFLDETLHRSNSSNVDVDKFSLVWPLHLNETRLHSWITNLIRGKVKMLKLYLRQEPLSYIPLSLFTCESLTSLELGVWLHHFTFPKYISFPRLKHLRLWEFRFSDEFWNEELFSNFLVLEELSLPKCEFRLRNFCISIPTLKLLKISVWELRDGSLESDNVAKENVLSSFPALVEADVRCYDKKDIAGINQLLRAIAHVKCLTVSDLTLKAFRSANKMLTFHNVKMLTLSGNLTTDQGLIAFLNAVPNLESLVFTKASVQC; encoded by the exons ATGCTTGATGCACCAGATGATAAGATTAGTAATCTACCGGACTCACTAATTCATAATATCCTTGCTTTTCTACACATCACCGATTGTGCTCGTGCTAGCGTATTATCTCGAAGATGGAACTACATTTGGACTGCTATCCCCTCCCTTTGTTTAGGGAAACGGGATCCTAGAAGTTTGCATTATCCCTCTCCTGATGAAACCGAGAAATTCATGGATTTTTTGGATGAAACATTGCATCGTAGTAATTCGTCAAATGTAGATGTAGACAAGTTCAGTCTCGTTTGGCCTCTCCACTTGAATGAAACTCGGCTTCATTCATGgatcactaatttaataaggggTAAAGTTAAAATGCTCAAGCTATATTTAAGACAAGAACCACTCTCATATATTCCCCTATCTCTATTTACTTGTGAATCACTGACTTCATTGGAGCTAGGAGTATGGCTACATCATTTCACCTTTCCTAAGTATATCTCTTTTCCAAGACTCAAGCATCTTAGGCTTTGGGAATTTAGGTTCAGTGACGAGTTTTGGAATGAGGAACTCTTTTCAAATTTCCTTGTCCTTGAAGAATTGAGTCTGCCTAAGTGCGAGTTTCGTTTGAGGAATTTCTGTATTTCAATTCCTACATTGAAGCTATTGAAAATTTCAGTTTGGGAACTCAGAGATGGTTCACTAGAATCTGATAATGTTGCAAAAGAAAATGTGTTGTCTAGCTTTCCAGCACTGGTGGAAGCAGACGTTCGCTGTTACGATAAAAAAGATATTGCAGGAATAAATCAGTTACTTCGAGCCATAGCACATGTAAAATGTCTAACTGTCAGTGATCTAACCTTAAAG GCTTTTCGCTCTGCAAACAAAATGCTGACATTTCACAATGTCAAAATGTTGACTTTATCTGGAAACCTAACCACTGATCAAGGACTAATTGCTTTCCTCAATGCAGTACCTAATCTGGAGTCACTCGTATTTACCAAGGCAAGTGTTCAGTGTTAG
- the LOC113285584 gene encoding F-box/LRR-repeat protein At4g14103-like isoform X2: protein MLDAPDDKISNLPDSLIHNILAFLHITDCARASVLSRRWNYIWTAIPSLCLGKRDPRSLHYPSPDETEKFMDFLDETLHRSNSSNVDVDKFSLVWPLHLNETRLHSWITNLIRGKVKMLKLYLRQEPLSYIPLSLFTCESLTSLELGVWLHHFTFPKYISFPRLKHLRLWEFRFSDEFWNEELFSNFLVLEELSLPKCEFRLRNFCISIPTLKLLKISVWELRDGSLESDNVAKENVLSSFPALVEADVRCYDKKDIAGINQLLRAIAHVKCLTVSDLTLKLNTAIEEDSDIDNEEDSDTNNEEKSDEEDRDEDDNDDDGGEGEDSDEEVCFKEFFGDPKGAEVGETNFEDRQSFANDHYWLQRERRKRIYGGDTKFSKSLARLCD from the exons ATGCTTGATGCACCAGATGATAAGATTAGTAATCTACCGGACTCACTAATTCATAATATCCTTGCTTTTCTACACATCACCGATTGTGCTCGTGCTAGCGTATTATCTCGAAGATGGAACTACATTTGGACTGCTATCCCCTCCCTTTGTTTAGGGAAACGGGATCCTAGAAGTTTGCATTATCCCTCTCCTGATGAAACCGAGAAATTCATGGATTTTTTGGATGAAACATTGCATCGTAGTAATTCGTCAAATGTAGATGTAGACAAGTTCAGTCTCGTTTGGCCTCTCCACTTGAATGAAACTCGGCTTCATTCATGgatcactaatttaataaggggTAAAGTTAAAATGCTCAAGCTATATTTAAGACAAGAACCACTCTCATATATTCCCCTATCTCTATTTACTTGTGAATCACTGACTTCATTGGAGCTAGGAGTATGGCTACATCATTTCACCTTTCCTAAGTATATCTCTTTTCCAAGACTCAAGCATCTTAGGCTTTGGGAATTTAGGTTCAGTGACGAGTTTTGGAATGAGGAACTCTTTTCAAATTTCCTTGTCCTTGAAGAATTGAGTCTGCCTAAGTGCGAGTTTCGTTTGAGGAATTTCTGTATTTCAATTCCTACATTGAAGCTATTGAAAATTTCAGTTTGGGAACTCAGAGATGGTTCACTAGAATCTGATAATGTTGCAAAAGAAAATGTGTTGTCTAGCTTTCCAGCACTGGTGGAAGCAGACGTTCGCTGTTACGATAAAAAAGATATTGCAGGAATAAATCAGTTACTTCGAGCCATAGCACATGTAAAATGTCTAACTGTCAGTGATCTAACCTTAAAG TTAAATACTGCTATAGAGGAAGACAGTGATATAGACAATGAGGAAGACAGTGATACAAACAATGAGGAAAAAAGTGACGAGGAAGATCGTGATGAGGACGACAATGATGATGACGGCGGGGAAGGGGAAGACAGTGATGAGGAAG TGTGCTTCAAGGAATTTTTTGGGGACCCTAAGGGAGCTGAGGTGGGTGAAACTAATTTTGAAGACCGTCAAAGCTTTGCAAACGATCACTATTGGTTACAAAGGGAAAGGCGAAAAAGAATTTACGGCGGAGATACCAAATTTTCCAAGAGCCTCGCCAGGTTGTGTGATTAA
- the LOC113290729 gene encoding protein UNUSUAL FLORAL ORGANS-like: MLYCPTIYSILKEHTNYCEMGILIFDLVINQRLREFPSLLGFIEMYLSISSLARQRHTWFLFFKHKKLKSYIHGNNYKQREIEDNSSSREGYLFDPNEMKWYKILFGSVIPSGFSPCSSSGGLICWVSDVAGIKNLILCNPLLVKIYHSILMMNTITTRTPRLFPSVGLNVTNSSLDVVVAGDDLISQFNVKNVSSEIYHVYSSGGGGGYSLWGGTTSALPEKCSLQPGGKMVFVDGKFYCMSYSPFNISGYDVGLNEWFEIEAPMRRHLRSPNLVECRGRLVLIAAVEKSKLKVPKSLRMWVLQRSSSTTCTNNQRKKWLEAEKMPQNLYKQFSEAGGDGDEGFDCVGNGNFIIITLPGSDNMLLFDFYQKAWQWIPPCPYSGGDGRLRGFAYEPQLFTPILAWVSPHESGI, from the exons AGACTCAGGGAGTTTCCCTCTCTCCTAGG CTTCATCGAAATGTATCTAAGTATATCGTCATTGGCACGACAACGTCACACTTGGTTCTTGTTTTTCAAACATAAGAAACTGAAGAGTTACATTCACGGTAATAACTACAAGCAAAGGGAAATAGAAGATAACTCGTCTTCACGTGAAGGATATCTGTTCGATCCTAATGAAATGAAATGGTATAAAATATTATTCGGTTCAGTTATACCATCTGGTTTCTCTCCATGTTCTTCATCTGGAGGTTTGATATGCTGGGTATCTGATGTTGCTGGGATTAAGAACTTAATTCTATGCAATCCACTGCTCGTGAAGATATATCATTCGATACTGATGATGAACACTATTACTACTCGAACACCTAGACTTTTTCCGTCAGTTGGATTAAATGTTACAAATTCATCTCTTGATGTGGTTGTTGCTGGTGATGATTTGATATCACAGTTTAATGTCAAAAACGTAAGTAGTGAAATATATCATGTCTAtagcagtggtggtggtggtggatactCATTATGGGGGGGAACAACAAGCGCACTTCCTGAGAAATGTAGTCTTCAACCAGGAGGAAAGATGGTGTTTGTAGATGGAAAGTTCTATTGCATGAGCTACAGCCCTTTTAACATATCAGGTTATGATGTCGGATTGAATGAATGGTTCGAAATAGAAGCGCCGATGAGAAGGCATTTAAGATCACCAAATTTAGTTGAATGTAGAGGAAGGTTGGTTTTAATTGCTGCTGTTGAGAAGAGTAAACTCAAGGTACCTAAGAGTTTGAGAATGTGGGTTTTACAGAGATCATCATCGACTACTTGTACCAACAACCAGCGGAAAAAATGGCTAGAAGCTGAAAAAATGCCACAAAATCTGTATAAGCAATTCAGTGAagctggtggtgatggagatgaagGTTTCGACTGTGTAGGTAATGGTAATTTCATCATTATCACGTTACCTGGTTCTGATAATATGTTGCTGTTTGATTTTTATCAGAAAGCATGGCAATGGATTCCTCCATGTCCTTACAGCGGTGGTGATGGACGATTACGTGGGTTTGCATATGAACCTCAGCTTTTTACACCCATCTTGGCTTGGGTCTCCCCTCATGAATCAGGAATTTAA